Genomic window (Corynebacterium simulans):
GTGCTTTGCGTCATGCTCAAGCTCCTGCAGTGCACGTACCTCAAGGTTGCCGATGCGCAGCGCCTCGATGCCCTGGACCGCAGCGGTAACGCCCTGGACGGTGGTAACAAGCGGAACGCCCACGGAAACAGCCGCCGCGCGGATGTCGTAGCCGTCGTGGCGTGCGTTGTCTGAACCAGCCGGGGTATTGAGGATGAGGTCGACCTTGCCGGCAAGAATCTGGTCAACGATGGACTCCTGGCCATCTGCTGCCTCGGAGACCTTGACCGCTACCTCGCACTCCACGCCGTTGCGGCGCAGCATCTGCGCGGTGCCTGCGGTAGCCACGATGTTGTAGCCCATGAAGGCCAGACGCTGGATTGGGAAGATGAGGGTGCGCTTGTCGCGGTTAGCCACGGAGACGAAGACCGTGCCCTCAGTCGGCAAGTGGCCGAAGGCAGCGATTTCGCCCTTGGCAAAAGCCGCGCCGAAGTTACTTGCTAGGCCCATGACCTCGCCCGTGGACTTCATCTCTGGGGAGAGCAAGGTATCAAGCAGCGTGCCGTCTGGGCGGCGGAAGCGGTTGAAAGGCAGCACAGCTTCCTTGACCGCAATCGGGTGCTCCAGTGGCAAGGAACCACCATCAACCTCGGTAGGCAGCATGCCTTCTGCACGCAGATTAGCGATGGACTCGCCCATCATGACGCGAGCTGCAGCCTTAGCCAGCGGCACGCCGGTGGCCTTGGAAACAAAAGGCACGGTGCGCGATGCGCGCGGGTTCGCCTCGATGACGTACAGCGTGTCATCCTTCAGCGCGTACTGCACGTTCATCAGGCCCTGTACACCGATGCCCTTAGCTAGCGCGCGGGTGGAGCGGCGAACATTATCGATGTCTTCAGGCCCCAGAGTCATCGGTGGCAGTGCACAGGAGGAGTCACCGGAGTGAATGCCGGCCTCCTCGATATGCTCCATCACGCCGGCCAAGTAGACCTCTTCGCCATCGCAGAGAGCATCCACGTCAATCTCGATTGCGTTGTCGAGGAAGCGGTCCACCAATACAGGGTGGTCGGAGGTGATTTCCGTTGCGCGGTCGATGTAGTCACGCAGGGAGTCCTCATCGTAGACAATCTCCATGCCACGGCCGCCGAGCACGTAGGAAGGACGAACCAGGACCGGGTAGCCGATGTCGCGGGCTACAGAACGTGCCTCCTCGAAGGAGGTTGCGGTGCCGAAATCTGGCGCTGGAAGCTTTGCTTCTGCCAGTACCTTGCCGAACTCGCCGCGGTCCTCAGCCAAGTCGATTGCCGCAGCGGAGGTACCGACGACTGGAACACCAGCCTCGGTCAGGCGCTCTGCAAGGCCCAGCGGAGTCTGGCCGCCGAGCTGAACGATGACGCCGGCAACTGGGCCGGACTGGGTCTCAGCGTGGTAGACCTCCATAACGTCCTCGAAGGTCAACGGCTCGAAGTACAGGCGGTCAGCGGTGTCATAGTCAGTTGAGACCGTCTCCGGGTTGCAGTTGACCATGACGGTCTCGTAGCCGCGCTCGGACAGCTCCAACGCTGCGTGGACGCAGGAGTAGTCGAACTCGATGCCCTGGCCAATACGGTTCGGGCCAGAGCCCAAAATGATGACCTTGCCCAACTTATCGGCAGGCATCGGCTTGACCTCGGACTCTGCGTCTGGGTCCAGCTCGTAGGAGCTGTAATGGTACGGGGTCTGCGCCTCGAACTCGCCAGCACAAGTATCGACCGTCTTGTAGACCGGGCGAATGCCCAGCGACCAGCGCAGGGATCGCACGCCATCTTCGCCAGCGAACTCGGTACGCAGGGCGGCAATCTGGGCGTCGGAAAGCCCGTAGAACTTCGCCTCACGCAACAGCTGCGCGTCCAGGACCGGTGCGTTCAGCAGCTCCTCGCGGAAGTCAACCAAGGCCTTGAGCTCAGCAAGGAACCATGGGTCGATCTGGGAGTGCTCGTAGAGCTGTTCGACGCTAGCGCCGAGGCGGAAAGCCAGTTCTACGTCGTACATGCGGCCCTCGGTCGGACGCTCTAGGTCCTTGAGCACTGCATCCAGGTCCGTCGCGCGATCGCCGGCGAAGTACTCATCCGGGCGGGTCCAGAAGCCGTGCTGCTTGGACTCCAGGGAGCGCATGACCTTGTTGAGACCGGCGATGTAGTTACGGCCGATGCCCATGGCCTCGCCGACGGACTTCATCGTGGTGGTCAGGGTGTCATCAGCGCCCGGGAACTTCTCAAAGGCAAAGCGTGGTGCCTTGACGATGACGTAGTCCAAGGTCGGCTCGAATGCCGCAGGGGTAACGCCGGTGATGTCGTTTTGTACTTCGTCAAGGGTGTAGCCGATTGCCAACTTGGCTGCCAACTTCGCGATTGGGAAGCCGGTGGCCTTGGAAGCCAGCGCGGAGGAACGAGACACACGCGGGTTCATCTCGATGACGATGATGCGGCCATCAACCGGGTTGACGGCGAACTGGATGTTGCAGCCGCCGGTGTCAACGCCGACCTCGCGAATAATCGCAATGCCGAGGTCACGCATCTTCTGGTACTCGCGGTCGGTCAAGGTCAGAGCCGGAGCAACGGTGACGGAATCACCGGTGTGCACGCCCAAGGCATCGACGTTTTCGATGGAGGCAATGACCACTACGTTATCGTCGCCGTCGCGCATGAGCTCCAGCTCGAATTCCTTCCAACCGAGGATGGATTCCTCGATGAGCACGTTTGCCTCGGGTGAAGCAGCTAGGCCGCCGCCTGCGATGCGGTCGAGATCTTCCTGGTTATAAGCCAGGCCAGAGCCCAAGCCGCCCATGGTGAAAGAAGGACGCACGACTACCGGCAGGCCGAGCTCTGCGACGGTCTCGTGCACCTCGTCCATGTTGTGGCACACGCGGGAACGCGCGGACTCGCCGCCGATGGACTCGACGATGTCCTTGAACTTCTGGCGGTCCTCACCACGCTCAATCGCCTCAATGTCGGCGCCGATGAGCTCGATGCCGTACTTGTCCAAGATGCCTGCGCGGTCCAACTGCACCGCAGCATTCAGTGCGGTTTGTCCGCCCAGGGTTGCAAGCACCGCATCAATCTTGTGGCCTTCTTGCTGTTCCTTAACAATGATCTTTTCGATGAACTCAGGGTCAATCGGCTCCACGTAGGTGTGGTCTGCGAATTCTGGGTCCGTCATGATGGTTGCCGGGTTGGAGTTGACCAGCGTGACACGCAGGCCTTCTTCCTTCAGCACGCGGCAAGCCTGGGTGCCGGAGTAGTCGAACTCGCAGGCCTGGCCGATAACAATTGGGCCAGAACCGATAACCAGGACGTGGTTTACATCGTTACGCTTTGGCATAAGTTTCTAATCCTCTTCCTGGTGCCTACTTGTTAGGGGTCTTTTCGGTCATCAGCTCAACGAACTGATCAAACAGCGGGTTTGCGTCATGCGGGCCCGCAGCGGACTCTGGGTGATACTGAACGGAGAAAGCCATTCCGTCCTTGAGCGCTACGCCCTCAATCGTGTTGTCGTTGAGACAGGTATGGGTGACGATGCCGCGGCCGAAGTCGGTATCGAATTCCTCGCCAGCCGGGTTCTCCTGGCCAGACGGACTAGCGATGGCAAAGCCATGGTTTTGCGCGGTGATGTCGATCTTGCCGGTCAAGACGTTGCGTACCGGTACGTTGATGCCACGGTGCCCGAACTTCATCTTGAAGGTGTCTAGGCCCAGCGCGCGGCCTAGAATCTGGTTGCCAAAGCAGATTCCGAAGAAGGGAATGCGGGCATCCAGGATGTCGCGGACGATGGCCACCATTTTGTCGGCGGTAGCTGGGTCACCAGGGCCATTCGAGACAAAGACGCCATCCGGGTTGTACTGCTTAATCTCAGCATAAGGGGTATTAGCCGGTACCACGATGGTCTCAATGCCGCGCTTGGCAAAGTTGCCCGGCGTAGCGGTCTTAACACCCATGTCGTAGGCCACGACGGTGAACTTCTTTTCGCCTTCTTCCGCCACGGTATATGGCTTTTCGGTAGCGACCTGCTCAGATAGATCCAGGCCCTCCATCGATGGCTGGCCCTTGACCTCCTCAAGCAGCTCCTCTACTGGGCGCTGCGCGTCCTCACCGGAGAACAAACCGGCGGCGATGGAGCCATAGTTGCGCAGGTGACGAACCAAGGTGCGGGTATCGATTCCGCGGATGCCGATGATGCCTTGGGCTTCCATCTCATCCGAAAGGGAACGCTCCGCGCGCCAGTTAGATACGCGCTGTGCGAGGTCACGAATAACCAGGCCGGCAACCCAAATCTGGTTGCCATGAGACTCGTTGTCTTCGTCGTTCCAGCCGGTGTTACCAATGTGCGGCGCTGCAGAAACGACGATCTGGCGGTGGTAGGAAGGGTCAGTCAAAGTTTCCTGGTAACCAGTCATTGCAGTGCTGAACACTGCCTCACCGAGGGTGGTGCCGGTGGCACCAAAGCCGTATCCGCGGAAAGTGCGGCCATCAGCCAGCACGAGAATTGCCGGGATTCTTGCTGGTTTAGTCTCAGTCACAATGTGGCCTTTCTGTGGCTTGGTGGGTCTATAGGGTGCAAGGTTACTTGCCTTCAGCTTCGTCTGCGGCCAGTTCGTAGGTCACGGTGCCGCGCAGAATAGTGTGGGTGACGCGTGCGCTGAACTCCTCGCCCTCATAAGGGTTATTCTCAGACTTCGAAGCCAGCGTGGTGGAATCGGAGACCCACTTGTGCTCGGGGTTCACGATGGTGAGGTTGGCGGGCTCGCCCACTGCGATCGGACGGCCGTGGTCCGGCAGCTTGGTGATCTCTGCCGGGCGCTCCGACATCACACGGGCGACGAAGCGCCAGTCTGCGAGACCGGAGGCCACGAAAATCTTGGCGATAATCGCCAGCGAGGACTCAAGGCCCAGCATGCCTGGCTTCGCGTTTTCGAACTCAACGCACTTGTCTTCGGAACCATGCGGTGCGTGGTCGGTTGCCACGACGTCGATGATGCCGTCGAGCAGCGCCTGGCGCAGAACCAAGGTGTCGCGCTCCTCGCGCAGCGGCGGATTCACGCGAAAGACGCCGTCATAGCTCACCAGTTTTTCATCAGTAAGCAGCAGGTGATGCGGGGTAACCTCCGCAGTCAGTGGAATATCCTGGCCCTTTGCCCACTTCAGCAGCTCGACGGTGCCCTCGGTGGATGCATGGCAGATGTGCATGCGATTGCCGTAGTCACGCGCCAGCAGTGCATCGCGGGCGACGATGGACTCTTCCGCCACGCGCGGCCAGCCGCGCAGGCCCAGCTTGGCTGCCGTCTCCCCCTCGTGGGCAGATGCGCCCTCGGTCATGCGGTGGTCTTCCGCGTGCTGCGCGAGCAAGACGTCCAAGCCCTTGGCGTATTCGAGCGCGCGGCGCATCAACTGCGGGTCCTGCACGCACTTGCCATCATCGGAGAACATGCGCACTTTCGCGTCCGAGCGCGCCATCATGCCGAACTCGGTGAGGGTCTTACCCTCCAGACCCTTGGTAATAGAACCCACCGGGTGAACGTCGCACAGGCCGAGCGCCTGTGCCTTAGCCCAAACGGACTCCGCGATAATCGGCTGATCGGTCACCGGGTTGGTGTTGGCCATGGTAAATACGGCGGTAAAGCCGCCCTTGGCAGCAGCGCGGGAACCGGTTTCGATGGTCTCAGTGTCCTCGCGGCCTGGCTCGCGCAAGTGCACGTGCATATCGACCAAGCCCGGCAGCAGCACGTTGCCTTCGGCGTCGATTGCCTCATCGAACTGCGCGCTTGACTCAAGGTCAGCGCCCATATCCGCAATGACACCGTCGGCGATGAGCACCTGCACTGGCTCTCCCTCGCCGTAGGGGCGCACGTTCTTAATCAGCAATCGCTTTTCCGCAGCGGCAGAAAGACGGCCGGTTTCTGGATAGTTAGTCATGGTCTCTTACTCTCTTCCCTTTTCTTGATTCCGGCTGAATTAGATTCCGGCGTGTTCTCCGTTGGTCAACAGCGTGAACAGCACCGCCATGCGGGCGTATACGCCGTTGTTTACCTGCTGCAAGACTGCCGCCTTGTCGTAGTCAGCAACGGCATAGTTGATTTCCATACCGCGCAGCATTGGGCCCGGGTGCATTACGATTGCGTCCTTCTTCATGGCTGCGGCGCGCGCCTTGGACAGGCCATAAAGGTTCGCGTACTCGCGGTGCGATGGGAAGAAGCCGCCGTTCATGCGTTCTGCCTGAACGCGCAGCATCATGACGATGTCTGCGTCGGCCAGCTCGGAATCAAAGTCATAGGAGACCTTGACCGGCCAGGTATCGACGCCGAATGGGAGAAGAGTAGGCGGAGCCACAAGGGTGACTTCCGCACCGAGGGTGTTAAGAAGGTCAACGTTCGAGCGAACCACGCGGGA
Coding sequences:
- the carB gene encoding carbamoyl-phosphate synthase large subunit; protein product: MPKRNDVNHVLVIGSGPIVIGQACEFDYSGTQACRVLKEEGLRVTLVNSNPATIMTDPEFADHTYVEPIDPEFIEKIIVKEQQEGHKIDAVLATLGGQTALNAAVQLDRAGILDKYGIELIGADIEAIERGEDRQKFKDIVESIGGESARSRVCHNMDEVHETVAELGLPVVVRPSFTMGGLGSGLAYNQEDLDRIAGGGLAASPEANVLIEESILGWKEFELELMRDGDDNVVVIASIENVDALGVHTGDSVTVAPALTLTDREYQKMRDLGIAIIREVGVDTGGCNIQFAVNPVDGRIIVIEMNPRVSRSSALASKATGFPIAKLAAKLAIGYTLDEVQNDITGVTPAAFEPTLDYVIVKAPRFAFEKFPGADDTLTTTMKSVGEAMGIGRNYIAGLNKVMRSLESKQHGFWTRPDEYFAGDRATDLDAVLKDLERPTEGRMYDVELAFRLGASVEQLYEHSQIDPWFLAELKALVDFREELLNAPVLDAQLLREAKFYGLSDAQIAALRTEFAGEDGVRSLRWSLGIRPVYKTVDTCAGEFEAQTPYHYSSYELDPDAESEVKPMPADKLGKVIILGSGPNRIGQGIEFDYSCVHAALELSERGYETVMVNCNPETVSTDYDTADRLYFEPLTFEDVMEVYHAETQSGPVAGVIVQLGGQTPLGLAERLTEAGVPVVGTSAAAIDLAEDRGEFGKVLAEAKLPAPDFGTATSFEEARSVARDIGYPVLVRPSYVLGGRGMEIVYDEDSLRDYIDRATEITSDHPVLVDRFLDNAIEIDVDALCDGEEVYLAGVMEHIEEAGIHSGDSSCALPPMTLGPEDIDNVRRSTRALAKGIGVQGLMNVQYALKDDTLYVIEANPRASRTVPFVSKATGVPLAKAAARVMMGESIANLRAEGMLPTEVDGGSLPLEHPIAVKEAVLPFNRFRRPDGTLLDTLLSPEMKSTGEVMGLASNFGAAFAKGEIAAFGHLPTEGTVFVSVANRDKRTLIFPIQRLAFMGYNIVATAGTAQMLRRNGVECEVAVKVSEAADGQESIVDQILAGKVDLILNTPAGSDNARHDGYDIRAAAVSVGVPLVTTVQGVTAAVQGIEALRIGNLEVRALQELEHDAKH
- the carA gene encoding glutamine-hydrolyzing carbamoyl-phosphate synthase small subunit, with the translated sequence MVTETKPARIPAILVLADGRTFRGYGFGATGTTLGEAVFSTAMTGYQETLTDPSYHRQIVVSAAPHIGNTGWNDEDNESHGNQIWVAGLVIRDLAQRVSNWRAERSLSDEMEAQGIIGIRGIDTRTLVRHLRNYGSIAAGLFSGEDAQRPVEELLEEVKGQPSMEGLDLSEQVATEKPYTVAEEGEKKFTVVAYDMGVKTATPGNFAKRGIETIVVPANTPYAEIKQYNPDGVFVSNGPGDPATADKMVAIVRDILDARIPFFGICFGNQILGRALGLDTFKMKFGHRGINVPVRNVLTGKIDITAQNHGFAIASPSGQENPAGEEFDTDFGRGIVTHTCLNDNTIEGVALKDGMAFSVQYHPESAAGPHDANPLFDQFVELMTEKTPNK
- a CDS encoding dihydroorotase; this encodes MTNYPETGRLSAAAEKRLLIKNVRPYGEGEPVQVLIADGVIADMGADLESSAQFDEAIDAEGNVLLPGLVDMHVHLREPGREDTETIETGSRAAAKGGFTAVFTMANTNPVTDQPIIAESVWAKAQALGLCDVHPVGSITKGLEGKTLTEFGMMARSDAKVRMFSDDGKCVQDPQLMRRALEYAKGLDVLLAQHAEDHRMTEGASAHEGETAAKLGLRGWPRVAEESIVARDALLARDYGNRMHICHASTEGTVELLKWAKGQDIPLTAEVTPHHLLLTDEKLVSYDGVFRVNPPLREERDTLVLRQALLDGIIDVVATDHAPHGSEDKCVEFENAKPGMLGLESSLAIIAKIFVASGLADWRFVARVMSERPAEITKLPDHGRPIAVGEPANLTIVNPEHKWVSDSTTLASKSENNPYEGEEFSARVTHTILRGTVTYELAADEAEGK